The Pseudomonas sp. TH06 genome has a window encoding:
- the moaD gene encoding molybdopterin converting factor subunit 1 has protein sequence MNLTVKFFARYREALGVDSLKVEGDFATVDDVRALLAQRDGAEVLSEQNLMCARNEDLCQLDEPVVDGDEVAFFPTVTGG, from the coding sequence ATGAACCTGACCGTGAAATTTTTTGCCCGTTACCGTGAAGCGCTGGGCGTGGACTCGCTAAAGGTTGAAGGCGATTTCGCCACCGTCGACGACGTGCGTGCGCTGTTGGCGCAACGTGATGGCGCTGAGGTATTGAGCGAGCAGAACCTGATGTGCGCGCGCAACGAAGACCTCTGCCAGCTCGACGAGCCGGTGGTCGATGGCGACGAAGTGGCGTTTTTCCCGACCGTGACCGGAGGCTGA
- the moaC gene encoding cyclic pyranopterin monophosphate synthase MoaC, with amino-acid sequence MLTHLDSQGRANMVDVTEKAVTFREATAQALVRMLPETLQMIVSGGHPKGDVFAVARIAGIQAAKKTSDLIPLCHPLMLTGVKVELSADGDDTVRIVARCKLSGQTGVEMEALTAASVAALTIYDMCKAVDRGMTIESVRLLEKVGGKSGHFQAEQP; translated from the coding sequence GTGCTGACTCATCTCGATTCCCAAGGTCGCGCCAACATGGTCGACGTCACCGAAAAAGCCGTGACGTTCCGTGAAGCGACGGCCCAAGCGCTGGTGCGCATGCTCCCCGAAACCCTGCAGATGATCGTCAGCGGCGGCCATCCCAAAGGTGACGTGTTCGCCGTGGCGCGCATTGCCGGCATCCAGGCTGCGAAGAAAACCAGCGATCTGATTCCTCTGTGCCACCCGCTGATGCTCACCGGCGTCAAAGTCGAACTCAGCGCTGACGGCGATGACACCGTGCGCATCGTCGCCCGTTGCAAGCTCTCCGGGCAGACCGGCGTCGAAATGGAAGCGCTGACCGCCGCCAGCGTCGCCGCGCTGACCATCTACGACATGTGCAAAGCCGTCGATCGTGGCATGACCATCGAAAGTGTGCGTCTGCTGGAGAAGGTCGGTGGCAAGAGCGGGCACTTTCAGGCGGAGCAGCCATGA
- a CDS encoding PhoH family protein, with protein sequence MDDHGRSPSSNQPILYVLDTNVLIHDPNALLNFEEHHVAIPMTVLEELDKLKSGHHSVAAECRQAIRLIDKTLGDASPEDVELGVPIQRGKGGPKGLLSILMSKQAESNLILPEHLNDNKIINQLIDLHTRDPKKPVVLVTKDINMRLKARACGIDAEDYSTDQLVDDVSLLPNGYHNMTGSFWDRVSKVETRQDHGRTWHQVQLIDNLPAVHINEFIIDEQGFVGWIKEIEEDRLLILDLHQEPLLHQEAWGLKPRDIYQSLALYALLDPDIHLVNLSGAAGSGKTILALAAAIEQTMVSKRYRRIIATRSVQGLDQEIGFLPGTEAEKMEPWLGAITDNLEALHMDDENTHGSVDYILSKVPLQFKSLNYIRGRSFQQSLILIDECQNLTPHQMKTIITRAGAGSKVVCLGNLAQIDTPYLSATSSGLTYLTERFKDFPNGVHITLQGVPRSILAEYAESHL encoded by the coding sequence ATGGATGATCACGGACGTAGCCCTTCTTCCAACCAGCCAATCCTTTATGTACTCGATACCAACGTATTGATTCACGATCCAAACGCCCTGCTGAATTTCGAAGAACACCACGTCGCGATCCCGATGACCGTGCTTGAGGAGCTGGACAAGCTCAAGAGTGGGCATCACAGCGTGGCCGCTGAATGCCGCCAAGCCATCCGGCTGATCGACAAGACCCTGGGCGATGCTTCGCCTGAAGATGTCGAACTGGGTGTGCCGATCCAGCGCGGCAAGGGCGGGCCGAAAGGTTTGCTGTCAATTCTGATGAGCAAGCAGGCCGAATCGAACCTGATTCTGCCCGAGCATCTGAACGACAACAAAATCATCAACCAACTGATCGACCTGCACACCCGCGACCCGAAAAAACCGGTGGTGCTGGTCACCAAAGACATCAACATGCGCCTCAAGGCGCGCGCCTGCGGCATCGATGCCGAGGACTACAGCACCGACCAACTGGTCGACGACGTGTCCCTGTTGCCCAACGGCTATCACAACATGACCGGCTCTTTCTGGGACCGTGTGAGCAAGGTCGAAACCCGTCAGGACCACGGCCGCACCTGGCACCAGGTGCAATTGATCGACAACCTGCCAGCGGTGCACATCAACGAATTCATCATTGATGAACAGGGCTTCGTTGGCTGGATCAAGGAGATTGAAGAAGACCGCTTGCTGATCCTCGACCTTCATCAGGAACCGCTGTTGCATCAGGAGGCGTGGGGGCTCAAGCCACGCGATATCTATCAGAGCCTGGCGCTGTATGCGTTGCTCGATCCGGACATTCATCTGGTCAACCTGTCCGGTGCCGCAGGCTCAGGTAAAACCATTCTGGCGCTGGCCGCTGCAATCGAGCAGACCATGGTCAGCAAGCGTTATCGCCGCATCATTGCCACCCGTAGCGTGCAGGGCCTCGACCAGGAGATCGGTTTCCTGCCCGGCACCGAAGCGGAAAAAATGGAGCCTTGGCTGGGCGCCATCACCGACAACCTCGAAGCCTTACACATGGATGACGAAAACACCCATGGCAGCGTCGACTACATCCTCAGCAAAGTGCCGTTGCAGTTCAAATCGCTCAACTACATTCGCGGTCGCAGCTTCCAGCAGAGCCTGATCCTGATCGACGAATGCCAGAACCTCACGCCGCACCAGATGAAAACCATCATCACCCGTGCCGGCGCCGGTTCCAAAGTGGTGTGCCTGGGCAACCTGGCACAGATCGACACCCCTTACCTGTCCGCGACCAGCTCCGGGCTGACCTACCTGACTGAACGCTTCAAGGATTTCCCCAACGGTGTGCACATCACCCTGCAAGGGGTACCTCGCTCGATTCTGGCCGAATACGCCGAATCGCATTTGTAA
- a CDS encoding polysaccharide deacetylase family protein, with product MRIVLLFTAWLLSFGAVAAPGDVATLDRSTWPEQLTSPTLFDVASRAEILMFARGLLGTESLDEAALAQRLGLRTVNIDAINSLRQRLWQRLLANYNFAQQSCDQDASFCFLVEDLPTLREQAAKFVVSDDSYYTKWAEPSRIFHLQYLDELLRKAALFPQTSSEIDRFGDYERNGDEMHDRLFVLTFDSAANAQPDNTDWLTEYLRKSNMSGTFFMLGKDIQARLADRSVSSLQAAFSQQCVGVQGWEFRSHSHWQDWQDSVRRSADLVKNKLPENYVPLFRPPDGQRRSDAQGFFNTQGLQVALWDIDAQDGAGKLKGPQSAQRVLTLMLLWRHGVINFNMKQDAVKTAMPWLITQTAQSGIGWEDCQDAFR from the coding sequence TTGCGCATTGTTCTTTTATTCACCGCGTGGCTGTTGAGCTTCGGTGCCGTTGCGGCGCCGGGCGATGTGGCGACGCTGGATCGCAGCACCTGGCCGGAGCAACTGACCAGCCCGACGCTGTTCGACGTCGCTTCCCGGGCGGAAATCCTCATGTTCGCCCGGGGCCTGCTCGGCACCGAATCGCTAGACGAGGCCGCGCTCGCCCAGCGTCTGGGGCTGCGCACGGTCAATATCGACGCGATCAACAGCCTGCGCCAGCGCCTCTGGCAGCGCCTGCTGGCCAACTACAACTTCGCCCAGCAAAGCTGCGATCAGGACGCGTCGTTCTGCTTCCTCGTCGAAGACCTGCCGACCCTGCGCGAGCAGGCCGCCAAGTTTGTGGTCAGCGACGACAGCTATTACACCAAGTGGGCCGAGCCGAGCCGGATCTTCCATTTGCAATACCTCGACGAACTGCTGCGCAAGGCCGCGCTGTTCCCGCAGACCAGCAGCGAAATCGATCGTTTCGGCGACTATGAGCGCAATGGCGACGAGATGCATGACCGACTGTTTGTGCTGACATTCGACAGCGCTGCCAACGCACAACCGGACAACACCGACTGGCTGACCGAGTACCTGCGCAAGTCGAACATGAGCGGCACCTTCTTCATGCTCGGCAAGGATATCCAGGCACGGCTGGCTGACCGCTCGGTGAGCAGCCTGCAAGCAGCGTTTTCGCAACAATGCGTGGGTGTGCAAGGTTGGGAGTTCCGCTCCCACAGCCACTGGCAGGACTGGCAGGACTCGGTGCGTCGCAGTGCCGACCTGGTGAAGAACAAACTGCCGGAGAACTACGTGCCGCTGTTTCGTCCGCCGGATGGTCAGCGTCGCAGCGATGCGCAAGGTTTCTTCAACACCCAGGGCCTGCAAGTGGCGTTGTGGGACATCGATGCCCAGGATGGCGCCGGCAAGCTCAAGGGGCCTCAGAGCGCGCAACGGGTGCTGACCCTGATGCTGTTGTGGCGTCATGGGGTGATCAATTTCAACATGAAACAGGACGCCGTGAAGACGGCGATGCCGTGGCTGATCACGCAGACCGCGCAAAGCGGGATCGGTTGGGAAGACTGTCAGGACGCGTTTCGCTGA
- the yaaA gene encoding peroxide stress protein YaaA: MLMVISPAKTLDYETPPATQRFTQPQYLDHSQELIQQLRDLTPAQISELMHVSDKIGGLNAARFGSWTPAFTPENAKQALLAFKGDVYTGLDAQSFSEANFDYAQKHLRMLSGLYGLLRPLDLMQPYRLEMGTKLANARGKDLYAFWGTRISEWLNEALADQGDDVLLNLASNEYFSAVKRTALNARIINTEFKDQKNGQYKIISFYAKKARGLMSRFVIQEKINDPAQLKQFDVQGYRYSAEQSKPDNLVFLRDHAPE, translated from the coding sequence ATGCTGATGGTGATTTCCCCCGCCAAGACCCTCGATTACGAAACGCCGCCGGCGACCCAGCGCTTCACCCAGCCGCAATACCTCGACCATTCGCAGGAACTGATCCAGCAATTGCGCGACCTGACGCCGGCGCAAATCAGCGAGCTGATGCACGTCTCCGACAAGATCGGCGGGCTCAACGCCGCACGTTTCGGCAGCTGGACGCCCGCGTTTACGCCAGAAAACGCCAAGCAGGCGCTGCTCGCGTTCAAGGGTGACGTCTACACCGGTCTTGACGCGCAGTCCTTCAGCGAAGCGAACTTCGATTACGCGCAAAAACACCTGCGCATGCTCTCCGGCCTCTATGGCCTGCTGCGCCCGCTGGACCTGATGCAACCGTATCGTCTGGAGATGGGCACCAAACTGGCCAATGCCCGTGGCAAGGACTTGTATGCCTTCTGGGGCACGCGCATCAGCGAATGGCTGAACGAAGCGCTGGCCGATCAGGGCGACGACGTGCTGCTCAACCTGGCGTCCAACGAATACTTTTCGGCGGTCAAACGCACAGCCCTGAACGCACGGATCATCAACACCGAGTTCAAGGATCAGAAGAACGGCCAGTACAAGATCATCAGCTTCTATGCGAAGAAGGCCCGTGGCCTGATGAGCCGCTTCGTGATCCAGGAAAAAATCAACGATCCGGCCCAGCTCAAGCAGTTCGATGTGCAGGGTTATCGCTACAGCGCCGAGCAATCGAAACCGGACAATCTGGTGTTTCTGCGCGACCACGCCCCCGAATAA
- a CDS encoding UDP-glucose/GDP-mannose dehydrogenase family protein, producing the protein MRISIFGLGYVGAVCAGCLSARGHDVVGVDVAKDKIDMINAGKSPIVEPGLGELLQQGIQTGRLRGTTNFAEAIRDTDLSMICVGTPSKKNGDLELNYIEAVCREIGFVLREKTTRHTIVVRSTVLPGTVANVVIPILEDCSGKKAGVDFGVAVNPEFLRESTAIADYDLPPMTVIGEFDKASGDVLQSLYEELDAPIIRKDIAVAEMIKYTCNVWHATKVTFANEIGNIAKAVGVDGREVMEVVCQDKTLNLSQYYMRPGFAFGGSCLPKDVRALTYRAGSLDVEAPLLNSLMRSNESQVQNAFDIVESHDKRKVALLGLSFKAGTDDLRESPLVELAEMLIGKGYDLSIYDSNVEYARVHGANKDYIESKIPHVSSLLNADFDSVIDNSDVIILGNRDEKFRALAQQAPHGKQVIDLVGFMAKATDAGTRTEGICW; encoded by the coding sequence ATGCGCATCAGCATATTTGGTTTGGGTTACGTTGGCGCAGTATGTGCCGGTTGCCTGTCTGCACGGGGCCATGACGTGGTTGGCGTCGATGTTGCCAAAGACAAGATCGACATGATCAACGCTGGCAAATCCCCCATTGTTGAACCGGGCCTGGGCGAACTTCTGCAACAGGGTATCCAGACCGGTCGTCTGCGTGGCACGACCAACTTCGCCGAGGCGATTCGCGACACCGACCTGTCGATGATCTGCGTCGGTACGCCGAGCAAGAAGAACGGCGACCTGGAACTGAACTACATCGAGGCCGTGTGCCGCGAGATCGGTTTTGTTCTGCGTGAGAAAACCACCCGCCACACCATCGTCGTGCGCAGCACCGTATTGCCGGGCACCGTCGCCAACGTGGTGATCCCGATTCTCGAAGACTGCTCGGGCAAGAAGGCCGGTGTCGACTTCGGTGTTGCGGTCAACCCTGAGTTCCTGCGTGAATCCACCGCCATCGCCGACTACGACCTGCCACCGATGACCGTCATCGGCGAGTTCGACAAGGCTTCCGGCGACGTCCTGCAATCGCTGTACGAAGAACTCGACGCGCCGATCATCCGCAAGGACATCGCCGTTGCCGAGATGATCAAGTACACCTGCAACGTCTGGCACGCGACCAAAGTGACCTTCGCCAACGAGATCGGCAACATCGCCAAAGCGGTCGGCGTCGATGGCCGCGAAGTGATGGAAGTGGTCTGCCAGGACAAGACCCTCAACCTGTCCCAGTACTACATGCGCCCGGGTTTTGCTTTCGGCGGCTCCTGCCTGCCAAAAGACGTCCGCGCCCTGACCTACCGCGCCGGTTCCCTGGACGTCGAAGCACCGCTGCTCAACTCGCTGATGCGCAGCAACGAATCGCAAGTGCAGAACGCTTTCGACATCGTTGAAAGCCACGACAAACGCAAAGTCGCCCTGCTCGGTCTGAGCTTCAAGGCCGGCACCGACGACCTGCGCGAAAGCCCACTGGTAGAACTGGCCGAGATGCTGATCGGCAAGGGTTACGACCTGAGCATCTACGACAGCAACGTCGAGTACGCCCGTGTTCACGGCGCGAACAAAGACTACATCGAGTCGAAAATCCCGCACGTATCGTCCCTGCTCAACGCGGACTTCGATTCGGTGATCGACAACTCCGACGTGATCATCCTCGGCAACCGCGACGAGAAATTCCGCGCGCTGGCCCAGCAAGCACCGCACGGCAAACAGGTCATCGACCTGGTCGGCTTCATGGCCAAAGCCACCGACGCCGGCACCCGTACCGAAGGTATTTGCTGGTAA
- the alg8 gene encoding mannuronan synthase, translating to MMHRLKHGLLQAAGWLFYLSLLMGLALMLPTSTFDSESKDFIFLIGAVGIWRYSMGATHFVRGMIFLYIVYPHLRRKVRKLGKAADPSHVFLMVTSFRIDALTTAQVYSSVIREAIDCELPTTVVCSIVEMSDELLVKSLWARMNPPERVKLDFVRIPGTGKRDGLAYGFRAISRHLPDERAVVAVIDGDTVLGEGTVRKTVPWFQLFGNVGGLTTNEFCEVRGGYIMSEWHKLRFAQRHINMCSMALSKRVLTMTGRMSVFRATVVTNPEFIADVESDSLQHWRLGRFKFLTGDDKSSWFSLMRLGYDTFYVPDAAINTVEHPPEKSFIKASRKLMFRWYGNNLRQNSRALGLGVKRLGAFTSVVLFDQRVSMWTSLLGLTVALIASFKYGGAFILAYLLWIGITRLILTLLLSCSGHRIGPAYPAILYYNQIVGAMVKIYVFFRLDQQSWTRQPTSLTRDLASFQRWFNTWSSRTMTFSAGSIFVAVLLMMV from the coding sequence ATTATGCACAGGCTAAAACACGGCCTACTTCAGGCCGCCGGTTGGCTGTTCTACCTAAGTTTGTTGATGGGCCTGGCCTTGATGCTGCCCACGTCCACGTTCGACTCCGAGTCGAAGGACTTTATTTTCCTGATTGGCGCCGTGGGTATCTGGCGCTACTCGATGGGTGCGACGCACTTTGTGCGCGGCATGATTTTTCTCTACATCGTTTACCCGCACCTGCGCCGCAAAGTGCGCAAGCTGGGTAAGGCGGCGGACCCGTCGCATGTGTTTCTGATGGTCACCAGTTTCCGTATTGACGCGCTGACGACTGCGCAGGTCTACAGCTCGGTGATCCGCGAAGCCATCGACTGCGAACTGCCGACCACCGTGGTCTGCTCGATCGTTGAAATGTCCGATGAGCTGCTGGTGAAAAGCCTCTGGGCGCGGATGAACCCGCCAGAACGCGTGAAGCTCGACTTCGTGCGCATTCCCGGCACCGGAAAACGTGATGGTCTGGCCTATGGTTTCCGCGCGATCTCCCGTCACCTGCCGGACGAGCGCGCCGTGGTTGCCGTGATCGATGGCGACACCGTGCTTGGCGAAGGCACCGTGCGCAAGACCGTGCCGTGGTTCCAGTTGTTCGGCAACGTCGGCGGCCTGACCACCAACGAGTTCTGCGAAGTGCGCGGCGGCTACATCATGAGCGAATGGCACAAGCTGCGTTTCGCCCAGCGCCACATCAACATGTGCTCGATGGCCCTGTCCAAGCGCGTGCTGACCATGACCGGGCGCATGTCGGTGTTCCGCGCCACCGTGGTGACCAACCCGGAATTCATCGCCGACGTTGAAAGCGATTCGCTGCAACACTGGCGTCTGGGCCGCTTCAAGTTCTTGACCGGCGACGACAAGTCGAGCTGGTTCAGCCTGATGCGCCTCGGCTACGACACCTTCTACGTGCCTGACGCAGCGATCAACACCGTTGAACACCCGCCGGAAAAAAGCTTCATCAAGGCCAGCCGCAAACTGATGTTCCGCTGGTACGGTAACAACCTGCGGCAGAACTCGCGGGCACTGGGCCTGGGTGTGAAACGCCTCGGCGCGTTCACTTCGGTGGTGTTGTTCGATCAGCGCGTGTCGATGTGGACGTCCCTGCTCGGCCTGACCGTGGCGCTCATCGCCAGCTTCAAATACGGCGGCGCGTTCATCCTTGCCTACCTGCTGTGGATCGGCATCACTCGCCTGATCCTGACCTTGCTGTTGTCGTGTTCCGGTCACCGCATCGGCCCGGCTTACCCGGCGATTCTCTATTACAACCAGATCGTCGGCGCGATGGTGAAGATCTACGTGTTCTTCCGCCTCGACCAACAATCCTGGACTCGCCAACCCACTTCCCTGACCCGTGATCTCGCCAGCTTTCAACGTTGGTTCAACACCTGGTCGTCTCGGACCATGACCTTCTCCGCCGGCAGCATTTTTGTCGCCGTGCTGCTGATGATGGTCTGA
- a CDS encoding alginate biosynthesis protein Alg44: protein MNTAVNANVVHESEAQRQHARVKIPAKLRFFGPDRTPVEARVIDLSAGGLAFNAGQMPLTLGEVYKARLQFVIDNLGLAMDVELQVRSYDRQTGRVGCQFQNLEQQDISTLRHLITSHLAGDIVSIGEVLATLQRDNFTKARKVKDGGSGMTPFGRLKAVTFSAGIFAVGLVAAGFIFKSVYGMYFVSHAQAGLVSVPGMNITMPRDGTVQSLIKSDGVAAKGAPLATFSTSMLDVLKGHLDEDQLQPAKVEELFGKQMTGTLTSPCDCTVAQQLVADGQYASKGDVIFQLVPRNTQATVDARFSYRQFGDVRPGTPVSFQIAGEDKTRTGKIVSSTSLKSADLSSDIRVQIQPDEPLDSSFAGRPVEVNSDRGPNLNWLIDKAMAAGL from the coding sequence ATGAATACCGCCGTCAACGCCAACGTAGTGCATGAATCCGAAGCCCAGCGCCAGCACGCCCGCGTGAAAATCCCGGCCAAACTGCGCTTCTTCGGTCCCGACCGGACACCGGTTGAAGCACGGGTCATCGACCTGTCTGCCGGTGGTCTGGCGTTCAACGCCGGGCAAATGCCGCTGACCCTCGGCGAGGTGTACAAGGCGCGACTGCAATTCGTCATCGATAACCTTGGCCTGGCCATGGACGTTGAACTGCAAGTGCGCTCCTACGACCGCCAGACCGGCCGCGTTGGCTGCCAGTTCCAGAACCTCGAGCAGCAGGACATTTCCACCCTGCGCCACTTGATCACTTCGCACCTGGCGGGCGACATCGTCAGCATCGGCGAAGTGCTGGCGACCCTGCAGCGCGACAACTTCACCAAGGCACGCAAGGTCAAGGACGGCGGCTCCGGCATGACCCCGTTCGGGCGTCTGAAAGCGGTGACATTCAGCGCCGGTATCTTCGCGGTCGGTCTGGTGGCTGCGGGTTTCATTTTCAAATCGGTCTACGGCATGTACTTCGTCAGCCACGCGCAGGCCGGTCTGGTCAGCGTGCCGGGGATGAACATCACCATGCCGCGTGACGGCACCGTGCAAAGCCTGATCAAGTCCGACGGCGTTGCGGCCAAAGGCGCACCGCTGGCGACCTTCAGCACCAGCATGCTCGACGTACTCAAGGGCCATCTGGACGAAGACCAGTTGCAACCGGCCAAGGTCGAAGAACTGTTCGGCAAGCAAATGACCGGCACCCTCACCTCGCCGTGCGATTGCACCGTGGCCCAACAACTGGTGGCTGACGGTCAGTACGCGAGCAAGGGCGACGTGATCTTCCAACTGGTGCCGCGCAACACCCAGGCCACCGTTGATGCGCGCTTCTCCTATCGCCAGTTCGGCGACGTGCGTCCGGGTACACCGGTGAGCTTCCAGATCGCCGGCGAAGACAAGACACGCACCGGCAAGATCGTCAGCAGCACCAGCCTGAAAAGTGCCGACCTGTCCTCCGACATCCGCGTACAGATCCAGCCTGACGAGCCGCTCGACAGCAGCTTCGCCGGCCGCCCGGTGGAAGTGAACAGCGACCGTGGCCCGAACCTGAACTGGCTGATCGACAAAGCCATGGCTGCCGGTCTTTAA
- the algK gene encoding alginate biosynthesis TPR repeat lipoprotein AlgK, with product MPVTTPPILKTPRSLWELACQRLDRRGMPDAPSCLHREQAHSYMGTVCALALAVSLAGCAGLPDQRLANEALKRGDTATAAQNYQQLADLGYSEAQVGLADIQVDSRDPEQMKQAEATYRAAASVSPRAQARLGRLLVAKPGSTEAEHQEAESLLKKAAANGEGNTLIPLAMLYLQYPHSFPNINAQQQIDQWRKSGYPEAGLAQVLLYRTQGTYDQHLDDVEKICKAALNTTDICYVELATVYQKRAQPEQQAELIKQLQAGHARGTVTAQRVDSVARVLADSTLGKTDEKTAQSLLEPIAPGYPASWVTLAQLLYDYPELGDVDQMMKYLDNGRAADQPRAELLLGKLYYEGKLVPADAKVAEAHFQKAVGREVAADYYLGQIYRRGYLGKVYPQKALDHLLTAARNGQNSADFAIAQLFSQGKGTQPDPLNAYVFSQLAKAQNTPQADELATTLAAQLPPERLAEAQRLLQQEQASRGALNQNTLQLHALQEEDGEEKL from the coding sequence ATGCCTGTGACTACTCCACCCATCCTGAAAACACCGCGATCCCTGTGGGAGCTGGCTTGCCAGCGATTGGATCGCCGCGGTATGCCTGATGCACCGAGTTGCTTGCATCGCGAGCAGGCTCACTCCTACATGGGCACGGTGTGTGCCTTGGCATTGGCAGTCAGTCTGGCCGGTTGCGCCGGCCTGCCCGATCAGCGTCTGGCCAACGAAGCGCTCAAGCGCGGCGACACCGCCACCGCTGCGCAGAACTATCAGCAACTGGCCGATCTCGGTTACAGCGAGGCGCAAGTCGGCCTCGCCGATATCCAGGTCGACAGCCGCGACCCCGAGCAAATGAAACAGGCCGAAGCGACTTATCGCGCCGCCGCCAGCGTTTCGCCGCGTGCGCAGGCGCGTCTTGGTCGCCTGCTGGTGGCCAAACCCGGCTCCACCGAAGCCGAGCATCAGGAAGCTGAAAGTCTGCTGAAAAAAGCCGCCGCCAATGGCGAAGGCAACACGTTGATCCCGCTGGCGATGCTCTACCTGCAATACCCGCACAGCTTCCCGAACATCAACGCGCAGCAGCAGATCGATCAGTGGCGCAAATCCGGTTACCCGGAAGCGGGTCTGGCGCAGGTGCTGCTGTATCGCACTCAAGGCACCTACGACCAGCATCTGGATGACGTGGAAAAGATCTGCAAAGCCGCGCTCAACACCACCGACATCTGCTACGTCGAACTGGCCACCGTTTACCAGAAACGTGCGCAGCCTGAGCAACAAGCCGAGCTGATCAAGCAGCTGCAGGCCGGTCACGCCCGTGGCACCGTCACTGCACAGCGCGTCGATTCCGTGGCCCGCGTTCTGGCCGATTCGACCCTGGGCAAGACCGACGAGAAAACCGCGCAGTCGTTGCTGGAGCCGATCGCTCCGGGCTATCCGGCGTCGTGGGTGACTCTCGCACAACTGCTCTACGACTATCCCGAACTCGGCGATGTCGACCAGATGATGAAGTACCTCGACAACGGCCGCGCCGCCGATCAGCCGCGCGCCGAGCTGTTGCTGGGCAAGCTCTACTACGAAGGCAAACTGGTGCCGGCCGACGCCAAAGTCGCCGAAGCACATTTCCAGAAAGCCGTCGGCCGCGAAGTCGCCGCCGACTACTACCTCGGCCAGATCTACCGCCGTGGCTACCTCGGCAAGGTCTATCCGCAGAAGGCCCTCGACCATTTGCTGACCGCTGCGCGCAACGGTCAGAACAGCGCCGATTTCGCCATCGCCCAACTGTTTTCCCAAGGCAAGGGCACCCAGCCCGATCCGCTCAACGCCTACGTGTTCAGCCAATTGGCCAAGGCACAAAACACCCCGCAAGCCGATGAGCTGGCGACCACCCTCGCCGCGCAATTGCCGCCCGAGCGTCTGGCCGAAGCCCAGCGTCTACTGCAACAGGAGCAAGCCAGCCGTGGCGCCCTGAACCAGAACACGCTGCAACTGCACGCCCTGCAAGAAGAAGACGGCGAGGAAAAATTATGA